One segment of Desulfonauticus submarinus DNA contains the following:
- a CDS encoding glycine--tRNA ligase subunit alpha, with product MYFQDVIMVLQEYWSKNGCIIQQPYDIEVGAGTFNPATFLRVIGPEPWRVAYVEPSRRPTDGRYGENPNRLQHYYQFQVILKPAPSNVIDLYLKSLVALGINSNEHDIRFVEDDWESPTLGAWGLGWEVWLDGMEITQFTYFQQVGGINLDPISVEITYGLERISMYLQEKESVYELQWNDNITYGDVHYKSEVEHSYYNFDYSNAKMLLEFFNKCEQECLNLCENKLLWPAYDYCLKCSHLFNLLEARGAISITERTSFISRVRNLASTIARLYAKQREEMGYPLLKK from the coding sequence ATGTATTTTCAAGATGTCATAATGGTCTTACAAGAATATTGGTCAAAGAATGGTTGTATTATTCAACAACCATATGACATTGAGGTAGGTGCAGGAACATTTAATCCTGCTACTTTTTTAAGAGTAATAGGTCCAGAACCCTGGAGAGTGGCTTATGTAGAACCTTCTAGAAGGCCTACAGATGGCAGGTATGGAGAAAATCCTAATCGTTTGCAACATTATTATCAATTTCAAGTAATTTTAAAACCAGCACCTTCTAATGTTATTGATCTGTATCTTAAAAGTCTTGTAGCTTTAGGGATTAATTCTAATGAACACGATATACGCTTTGTAGAAGATGACTGGGAATCTCCTACTTTAGGAGCATGGGGATTAGGTTGGGAAGTATGGTTAGATGGCATGGAGATAACTCAGTTTACTTATTTTCAGCAAGTGGGAGGAATTAATTTAGATCCTATTAGTGTAGAAATAACATATGGTTTAGAGCGTATTTCTATGTATTTGCAAGAAAAAGAGTCAGTATATGAATTACAATGGAATGATAATATAACTTATGGAGATGTTCACTATAAATCAGAAGTAGAGCATTCTTATTATAATTTTGATTATAGCAATGCTAAGATGTTATTAGAATTTTTTAATAAATGTGAACAAGAATGTTTAAATCTATGTGAAAATAAATTACTTTGGCCTGCTTATGATTATTGTTTAAAATGTTCACATTTATTTAATTTGCTAGAGGCTAGAGGAGCTATTTCTATAACTGAGAGAACTTCTTTTATTAGTAGAGTTAGAAACCTTGCTTCTACAATAGCTCGTCTTTATGCTAAACAAAGAGAAGAAATGGGATATCCTTTGCTAAAAAAATAA
- the recO gene encoding DNA repair protein RecO, producing MEINENFIILRKGRFKEVDLWLKVLSPHFGLTTFFAFGGLVSKKRFCGCLDEFNLLYGKIEKSKRKEYLTLKESYLINKFIDLKQNSNKIGAIANITKFLEKIKITPDEYKQVFDLFVNFISIISKVSDISYFPLLFKANLIFNLGYLPLFSYCLHCKKPLLQKHKIVFFSFQEGGFFCVSCGLKKGLNFKLDSNIILFLKYISQSKPKDWIQIDINKTFQKACYEIVSRFIEYHLEISI from the coding sequence ATGGAAATCAATGAAAATTTTATTATTTTAAGAAAAGGGAGATTTAAAGAAGTTGATTTATGGTTAAAAGTATTATCTCCCCATTTTGGTTTAACTACTTTTTTTGCTTTTGGTGGTTTAGTTAGCAAAAAACGTTTTTGTGGTTGTTTAGATGAATTTAATTTATTATATGGTAAAATTGAAAAAAGTAAGCGTAAAGAATATTTAACTTTAAAAGAATCTTATTTAATTAATAAATTTATCGATCTGAAACAAAACTCTAATAAAATAGGTGCAATTGCTAATATAACCAAATTCTTGGAAAAAATTAAAATAACACCTGACGAATATAAACAAGTTTTTGATCTTTTTGTTAATTTTATTTCTATTATATCTAAAGTATCTGATATTTCATATTTTCCTTTACTTTTTAAAGCCAATTTAATATTTAATTTAGGATATTTGCCATTATTTTCTTATTGCTTACATTGTAAAAAGCCCTTACTTCAAAAACATAAAATTGTTTTTTTTTCTTTTCAAGAAGGAGGTTTTTTTTGTGTCTCTTGTGGGCTGAAAAAAGGGCTCAATTTTAAATTAGATAGTAACATAATTTTATTTTTAAAATATATATCACAATCTAAACCTAAAGATTGGATACAAATAGATATTAATAAGACATTCCAAAAAGCATGTTATGAAATAGTAAGTAGGTTTATTGAATATCATTTAGAAATAAGCATTTAG
- a CDS encoding helix-turn-helix domain-containing protein — MSLEDIGKILKEARLSKNIDLKEVHEHIKVGIHILKAIEEGDEKSLPHPIYAKSFIQAYAKFLDLDWKKIGEEYSDLYKFDNKIDKLDKLPTTIEDNKKYYRQIGFYLSIIALVMVIILFFSFFSKKGNPIEESAVYNNSSQINESTPQENVLEEQSRNINETLSWAEKNNTLQKNINKNNSDINETQNIEKKSSFISTQKVEVVAEDQCWVQANLDNNKTQEYYLYPNERITIEFNNNLQLKLGNAGGVKVYLNNKEISLNAEKGEVKTLHFPLNTQ; from the coding sequence ATGTCTCTAGAAGATATTGGAAAAATTTTAAAAGAGGCTAGGTTATCTAAAAACATTGATTTAAAAGAGGTTCATGAGCATATTAAAGTTGGTATTCATATTTTAAAAGCCATAGAAGAAGGAGATGAAAAATCTTTACCACACCCCATATATGCTAAAAGTTTTATCCAAGCATATGCTAAATTTTTGGATTTAGACTGGAAAAAGATAGGAGAAGAATATTCTGATTTGTATAAATTTGACAATAAAATAGATAAACTAGATAAATTACCAACCACAATTGAAGATAATAAAAAATATTATCGCCAAATAGGTTTTTATCTTAGCATTATTGCTTTAGTAATGGTGATTATTTTATTTTTTAGTTTTTTTTCTAAAAAAGGGAATCCTATTGAAGAAAGTGCTGTTTATAATAATTCTTCTCAGATAAATGAAAGTACACCTCAAGAAAATGTTTTAGAAGAGCAAAGTAGAAATATTAATGAAACACTTTCTTGGGCAGAGAAAAATAATACTTTACAAAAAAATATAAACAAAAATAACTCTGATATTAATGAAACTCAAAATATAGAGAAAAAATCATCTTTTATATCTACTCAAAAAGTAGAAGTTGTTGCTGAAGACCAGTGTTGGGTACAAGCCAATTTAGACAATAATAAAACGCAAGAATATTATTTGTATCCTAATGAGAGAATAACTATAGAATTTAATAATAATTTACAATTAAAGTTAGGTAATGCAGGTGGAGTAAAAGTGTATTTAAATAATAAGGAAATATCTTTAAATGCTGAAAAAGGAGAAGTAAAAACCCTACATTTTCCTTTGAATACTCAGTAA
- a CDS encoding SurA N-terminal domain-containing protein, translating into MYKKIINIFLLIFIFLLIFIHRGYSVEIVDRIVAVVDGEIITLVDLNKRLAPYLEKFKGKELSDNDKILIMKLKRKVLNDMIDDILIKNLAKKYKINVSDLEIKNYINNFRTRNNLTTEELKQQLKLEGMTYEEFYNKVRDDILRHRIITALVKRKVLVTEKEIKSYYEEHKKEYKKNKKVCLKIILLPSYGKAKEIYQEIQSNIDFETAAKRYSIGPNAQNGGDLGCLEYSDLNSKWKEVLDKLKAGEISRPFEYGDKGVILKLVNIQSGILESLDKVKNKIRQKLYAKKFEKLFKEFLNNLRKKAVIEIKL; encoded by the coding sequence ATGTATAAAAAAATTATAAATATATTCTTGTTAATTTTTATATTTCTCTTAATATTTATACATAGAGGATATTCTGTAGAAATAGTAGATAGAATTGTGGCTGTTGTTGATGGAGAAATCATAACTTTAGTGGATTTAAATAAAAGATTGGCTCCATATTTAGAAAAATTTAAGGGTAAAGAACTATCCGATAATGATAAAATTTTAATTATGAAATTAAAAAGAAAAGTTTTAAATGATATGATTGATGATATTTTAATTAAAAATTTAGCAAAAAAATATAAAATAAACGTATCTGATTTAGAAATAAAAAACTATATAAATAATTTTAGAACGAGAAATAATCTTACAACTGAAGAATTAAAACAACAACTTAAATTAGAAGGTATGACATATGAAGAATTTTATAATAAAGTAAGAGATGATATTTTACGACATAGAATTATAACTGCATTAGTAAAAAGAAAAGTGCTTGTTACAGAAAAAGAGATTAAAAGCTATTATGAAGAACATAAGAAAGAATATAAAAAAAATAAAAAGGTTTGCTTAAAAATAATTCTTTTACCCTCATATGGTAAAGCTAAAGAGATTTATCAAGAGATACAATCTAATATTGATTTTGAAACAGCAGCAAAAAGGTATTCTATAGGGCCTAATGCCCAAAATGGTGGTGATTTAGGATGTTTAGAATATTCTGACTTAAATTCTAAATGGAAGGAAGTTCTGGATAAATTAAAAGCAGGAGAGATTTCAAGACCTTTTGAATATGGAGATAAGGGAGTTATTTTAAAGTTAGTTAATATTCAGAGTGGTATTCTTGAATCTTTAGATAAGGTAAAAAATAAAATTAGACAAAAGCTTTATGCTAAAAAATTTGAAAAGCTGTTTAAAGAGTTTTTAAATAATCTTAGAAAAAAGGCTGTAATAGAAATTAAACTTTAA
- a CDS encoding SurA N-terminal domain-containing protein: MCKIKTFIPVIIILFFLFIISCKIDNAPPGVIASINGEYIYLDEIEKKYDFIHFEYDEDFLNIAKVKKEYRNELMNLFLYKLIDQELKKRGLAVTDEEVQKEEEKIKSDYPPGEFEKILIEEYIDYDSWKKFLRIRLSINKFINTIIKPNIKINFKEVESYYKNHIKDFYIPNMISFTLFYCANKNILQEIRKNKLSIESIKNKYPEVIVHDYKLSLEQTPMLWKTALEFTQEGHFSKIKNDKKGFYLLKVNKKYSSKYLEPAQAYPLIERAILSKKINQYLYNWFIKSLRNAEIKINKSLLEG, encoded by the coding sequence ATGTGTAAAATAAAGACTTTTATCCCTGTTATAATAATTTTATTTTTTTTGTTTATTATTTCTTGTAAGATAGATAATGCTCCACCAGGAGTGATAGCATCTATTAATGGAGAATATATATATTTAGATGAAATAGAGAAGAAATATGATTTTATTCATTTTGAATATGATGAAGATTTTTTAAATATTGCAAAAGTAAAAAAAGAATATAGAAATGAATTAATGAATTTATTTTTATATAAATTAATTGATCAAGAACTTAAAAAAAGAGGATTAGCTGTTACAGATGAAGAAGTGCAAAAAGAAGAAGAAAAAATAAAGTCAGATTATCCACCAGGAGAATTTGAAAAAATTTTAATAGAAGAATATATTGATTATGATAGCTGGAAAAAGTTTTTAAGAATTAGGTTAAGTATTAATAAATTTATTAATACAATAATAAAACCTAATATTAAAATAAATTTTAAAGAGGTAGAATCTTATTATAAAAATCATATTAAAGATTTTTATATTCCAAATATGATTAGTTTCACTTTATTCTATTGTGCTAATAAAAATATATTACAAGAGATAAGGAAAAATAAATTATCTATAGAATCGATTAAAAATAAATATCCTGAGGTAATTGTTCATGATTATAAATTAAGTTTAGAACAGACTCCTATGTTATGGAAAACTGCTTTGGAATTTACTCAAGAAGGGCATTTCAGTAAAATAAAAAATGATAAAAAGGGTTTTTATTTACTTAAAGTTAATAAAAAATATTCATCTAAATATCTTGAACCAGCTCAGGCCTACCCTTTAATTGAACGAGCAATTTTATCTAAAAAAATTAATCAATACTTATATAACTGGTTTATAAAGTCTTTAAGAAATGCTGAAATAAAGATCAATAAGTCTTTATTGGAGGGGTAA
- the mfd gene encoding transcription-repair coupling factor: MITSKIESSLIKHNEIYIYNSGPCTQIKISNYFYNKNKNVIFLVKDNFKEYLELGRLFYPKQDIITFPNFLYDKQNSNFWSDLFYSCYSLFLNQHNHFKIIFVPLSLLFWRVPQKKFFLEHTVLLQKGQDILLENFIDTLIKFNYKRVVQVVDKGEFAVRGSVLDIFSPYYEYPIRIDLFGDFIEEIKLFHPISQKSIKEVDEVFIIPFFIKPPEKSIEFKELNQIGETKKDINDYLEKELYFFNFYIKKLCNILDYFNESILFIPTSEELSLNLESYEHKIKEFCRKNCIPFIYTFFQKNEIKQYLSHRKKIFFPSLINSKNSDLTKFKLEEEKIISYDDLFWKPEEKIRPIRTLKHYLVKWIKNYNQVIISFKSEQSRNKFIRTLNSVLPRNIFYKFNQNQRGFYALISPTTKGYILKWENSIVISSDLLLPSAGYRIKKFSGLKSYDDLEEGDLIVHRDYGVAYFSGLKTLSINNLTGEYLVLLYANDDRLYLPVEKVNLIQKYKGPEGVVPPLDKLGGSRWNKVKAAVRKQVEKIAKDLVQIYAYRKIAKRHSYSPLDEDYYEFEANFGFEETPDQAKAIAEVMADMENPIPMDRLVCGDVGFGKTEVALRAAFRAVKDGHQVCVLCPTTILAEQHFHNFKKRMEPFGIRVEVLSRFVASQRQKKIIQELEQGKINIIIGTHRLLSKDVKIPQLALLILDEEQRFGVQHKEKLKKMRKEIDVLTLTATPIPRTLQLSLSGIRSLSVIETPPPERKPVKTQLLEKNFAALKSILEFELDRKGQVFWVHNRVKGLAAVAEKIKKIVPHAKIEIAHGQMLEKDLEQVMHNFYKKNIDILVCTSIIESGLDFPNANTLIVDNAHLFGLGQLYQLRGRVGRSEKQAFAYFLVPSLKELPPKAKKRLQVILSLDYLGAGFRLAMEDLRLRGAGNILGEAQSGQIGKVGLDLFLEMLDDEIKKLQGKVITQKKEPEIEINLSAYIPQNYILDKKERLRYYRLLAKNEDNSFDEVLKEIKDKYGFFPKEFQNFIELIKLKQEARKISISKLSIKNNYYMIKWEAEDFQFDVKKVLAWVEKNNAQLLPSGEIKIYHNKEKCFDSSKIINDFSLIIKNLQESLLCVK, encoded by the coding sequence ATGATAACTTCTAAAATAGAGTCTTCACTTATAAAACATAATGAGATTTATATTTATAACTCAGGTCCTTGCACACAAATTAAAATTTCTAATTATTTTTATAATAAAAATAAGAATGTTATTTTTCTAGTTAAAGATAATTTTAAAGAATATTTAGAATTAGGACGTTTATTTTATCCAAAACAAGATATAATAACTTTCCCTAATTTTTTATATGATAAACAAAATTCTAACTTTTGGTCTGATTTATTTTATTCTTGTTACTCTTTATTCTTAAATCAACATAATCATTTTAAAATCATATTTGTTCCATTGTCCTTACTTTTTTGGAGAGTTCCCCAAAAAAAATTTTTTTTAGAACATACTGTTTTGCTTCAAAAAGGTCAGGATATTTTGCTAGAGAATTTTATAGATACTTTAATAAAGTTTAATTATAAAAGAGTTGTTCAAGTTGTAGATAAAGGAGAATTTGCGGTTAGAGGAAGTGTCTTAGATATATTTTCTCCTTATTATGAATATCCAATAAGAATAGATTTGTTTGGAGATTTTATTGAAGAAATAAAACTATTTCATCCTATTTCTCAAAAATCTATAAAAGAGGTTGATGAGGTTTTTATAATACCTTTTTTTATCAAACCTCCTGAAAAAAGCATAGAGTTTAAAGAATTGAATCAGATTGGAGAAACTAAAAAGGATATAAATGATTATTTAGAAAAAGAGCTTTATTTTTTTAATTTTTACATAAAAAAATTATGTAATATTTTGGATTATTTTAATGAAAGTATTTTATTTATACCTACATCTGAAGAATTATCTTTGAATTTAGAGAGTTATGAACATAAAATTAAAGAATTTTGTAGAAAAAATTGTATTCCTTTTATTTATACTTTTTTTCAAAAAAATGAAATCAAACAATATTTATCCCATAGAAAAAAGATATTTTTTCCATCTTTAATTAATTCTAAAAACTCAGACTTAACTAAATTTAAATTAGAAGAAGAAAAAATAATATCTTATGATGATTTATTTTGGAAGCCAGAAGAGAAAATTAGGCCAATAAGAACTTTAAAACATTATTTGGTAAAATGGATAAAAAACTATAATCAAGTTATTATAAGTTTTAAATCTGAACAAAGTAGAAATAAATTTATTCGAACATTAAATAGTGTTTTACCTAGAAATATATTTTATAAATTTAATCAAAATCAAAGAGGGTTTTATGCTTTAATTTCGCCTACAACCAAAGGGTATATTTTAAAATGGGAAAATAGCATTGTTATAAGTTCTGATTTATTACTTCCTTCAGCAGGATATAGAATAAAAAAATTTTCTGGACTAAAAAGTTATGATGATCTTGAAGAAGGAGATTTAATAGTTCATCGAGATTATGGTGTTGCTTATTTTTCTGGTTTAAAAACTTTAAGTATTAATAATCTTACAGGAGAATATCTTGTTTTACTATATGCTAATGATGATAGATTATATCTCCCTGTAGAAAAGGTTAATCTTATTCAAAAGTATAAAGGTCCTGAAGGAGTTGTTCCTCCTTTAGATAAATTAGGAGGCTCTAGATGGAATAAAGTTAAGGCAGCTGTTAGAAAACAAGTTGAAAAAATAGCGAAAGATTTAGTTCAAATATATGCATATCGAAAGATAGCTAAACGTCATTCTTATAGTCCTCTTGACGAAGATTACTATGAATTTGAAGCCAATTTTGGTTTTGAAGAAACTCCAGATCAGGCTAAAGCCATTGCAGAAGTAATGGCAGACATGGAAAATCCTATTCCTATGGATAGGCTTGTTTGTGGTGATGTGGGGTTTGGTAAAACTGAAGTAGCATTAAGAGCTGCATTTAGGGCTGTAAAAGATGGACATCAAGTATGTGTATTGTGTCCTACTACTATTTTAGCAGAGCAACATTTTCATAATTTTAAGAAGAGAATGGAACCATTTGGAATACGAGTAGAAGTATTAAGTAGGTTTGTAGCTTCTCAAAGACAAAAAAAAATTATTCAAGAGTTGGAACAAGGAAAGATAAATATTATAATAGGAACCCACAGGCTTCTTTCTAAAGATGTTAAAATCCCTCAACTGGCGCTTCTTATTTTAGATGAAGAACAAAGGTTTGGAGTTCAACATAAAGAAAAATTGAAAAAAATGAGAAAAGAAATAGATGTGCTTACTCTTACAGCAACTCCTATACCTAGAACATTACAGCTTTCTTTATCTGGGATTAGAAGTTTAAGTGTAATAGAAACTCCTCCACCAGAGAGAAAACCCGTAAAAACTCAATTATTAGAAAAAAATTTTGCTGCTTTAAAATCTATCTTAGAGTTTGAATTGGATAGAAAAGGCCAAGTTTTTTGGGTGCACAATAGAGTGAAAGGTTTAGCTGCTGTTGCTGAGAAGATAAAAAAAATTGTACCTCACGCAAAAATAGAAATTGCCCATGGTCAAATGTTAGAGAAAGATTTAGAACAAGTTATGCACAATTTTTATAAAAAAAATATAGATATTCTTGTTTGTACTTCCATTATAGAATCTGGACTTGATTTTCCAAATGCAAACACTCTAATTGTGGACAATGCCCACCTCTTTGGGTTAGGGCAACTATATCAATTAAGAGGTAGAGTAGGTAGGTCAGAAAAACAAGCATTTGCTTACTTTTTGGTTCCAAGCTTAAAAGAACTTCCACCTAAAGCTAAGAAACGTTTACAAGTAATTTTATCTTTAGACTATTTAGGTGCAGGTTTTCGCTTGGCAATGGAAGATTTACGTCTGAGAGGAGCTGGGAATATTTTAGGAGAAGCTCAAAGTGGACAAATAGGAAAGGTAGGATTAGACCTTTTCTTAGAAATGTTAGATGATGAAATAAAGAAATTACAAGGAAAAGTGATAACACAAAAGAAAGAGCCTGAAATAGAAATAAATTTAAGTGCTTATATTCCGCAAAATTATATTTTAGATAAAAAAGAGAGGCTAAGGTATTATCGTTTATTGGCTAAAAATGAAGATAATTCTTTTGATGAGGTTTTAAAAGAAATAAAAGATAAGTATGGATTTTTTCCTAAAGAATTTCAAAATTTCATAGAACTTATAAAGTTAAAACAGGAAGCAAGGAAAATAAGTATTTCTAAACTTTCTATTAAAAATAATTATTATATGATTAAATGGGAAGCAGAAGATTTTCAATTTGATGTTAAAAAAGTTTTGGCATGGGTTGAAAAAAATAATGCTCAATTATTACCTTCTGGAGAAATTAAAATTTATCATAATAAAGAGAAATGTTTTGATTCTTCTAAAATAATTAATGATTTTTCTCTTATTATTAAAAATCTTCAAGAGAGTTTGTTATGTGTAAAATAA
- a CDS encoding chemotaxis protein CheW: MKENTKREKEILQLVTFGIGEEEFGVDILKVQEIIRMLNITKVPNAPDFVEGVINLRGKVIPILDLRKRFKLKAKEYDKNTRIIVIEINNTVVGFVVDAVFEVLRIPKDTVEPPSPVVAGVDSEYISGVGKLDNRLLILLDLDKLLTHKEQEELSQV; the protein is encoded by the coding sequence ATGAAAGAAAACACTAAAAGAGAAAAAGAGATTTTGCAATTAGTTACTTTTGGGATAGGAGAAGAGGAATTTGGAGTGGACATTTTAAAGGTCCAAGAAATTATCCGTATGTTAAATATAACAAAGGTTCCTAATGCTCCTGATTTTGTAGAAGGGGTGATTAATTTAAGAGGTAAAGTAATACCCATTTTAGATTTGCGTAAAAGGTTTAAATTGAAAGCAAAAGAATATGATAAAAATACAAGAATAATTGTTATAGAAATAAACAATACAGTAGTTGGATTTGTTGTAGATGCTGTTTTCGAAGTTTTACGTATTCCAAAGGATACTGTAGAGCCTCCTTCTCCTGTTGTTGCAGGAGTTGACTCCGAATATATAAGTGGTGTTGGCAAATTAGATAATAGATTGCTTATCCTTTTAGATTTAGATAAGTTATTGACACATAAAGAACAAGAAGAATTATCTCAAGTATAA
- a CDS encoding RNA recognition motif domain-containing protein, with the protein MSANLYVGNLPWRTTEQELFDLFAQYGEVSSVKIITDRETGRSRGFGFVEMSSGGDEALALDGTEFGGRNLKVNHARPKKF; encoded by the coding sequence ATGTCTGCTAATTTGTATGTAGGAAATTTGCCTTGGAGGACCACAGAACAAGAATTGTTTGACCTATTTGCCCAGTATGGAGAAGTTTCTTCAGTAAAAATTATTACTGATAGGGAAACAGGAAGGTCAAGAGGTTTTGGTTTTGTGGAAATGAGTAGTGGTGGTGATGAGGCCCTTGCCTTAGATGGCACTGAATTTGGAGGTCGTAATTTAAAGGTAAACCACGCTCGTCCTAAAAAATTCTAA
- the murA gene encoding UDP-N-acetylglucosamine 1-carboxyvinyltransferase, producing the protein MDKLLVEGGRPLYGEIQVSGSKNASLPILMACLMLSQETTLYNVPNLRDINTTLKLLEYLGCKVNKNRGIIKVCASKIQPEAPYDLVRTMRASILCLGPLLAVLGKAKVALPGGCAIGSRPVDLHLKGLEKMGASFQLEQGYIIGTCSKLKGTHIYFDFPTVGGTENLLMAACLAEGETILENAAKEPEIIDLANFLIEAGAKIQGHGTSIIKIQGVNKLKGIKYEVMPDRIEAGTYMIAGAITRGEITITNCPVEELDAVITKLKEMGVKCSVDSEKKIVQILESTDIQGIDVITAPYPGFPTDMQAQIMALMCVAKGSGMIKETIFENRFMHVLELVRLGANIKLSGDTALIRGVSFLRGAPVMASDLRASASLVLAGLAARGVTEIHRVYHLDRGYEKIEQKLSKVGAKIWRIK; encoded by the coding sequence ATGGATAAGTTGTTAGTAGAAGGTGGACGTCCTCTTTATGGAGAGATTCAGGTTAGTGGCTCTAAAAATGCCTCCTTACCTATTTTAATGGCTTGTTTAATGCTCTCGCAAGAGACTACTTTGTATAATGTACCTAATCTTAGGGACATTAATACTACATTAAAACTTCTCGAATATTTAGGCTGCAAGGTAAATAAAAATAGAGGAATTATAAAAGTTTGTGCTTCAAAAATTCAGCCCGAAGCTCCTTATGATTTAGTGCGGACAATGAGGGCTTCTATTTTGTGTTTAGGGCCTTTGTTGGCAGTGTTGGGAAAGGCAAAGGTTGCCTTACCAGGAGGGTGTGCAATTGGCTCTAGGCCTGTGGACTTACATTTAAAAGGGCTTGAAAAAATGGGGGCCAGTTTTCAATTGGAACAGGGATATATTATTGGTACCTGCTCCAAATTAAAGGGAACTCATATTTATTTTGATTTTCCTACAGTTGGCGGAACAGAAAATTTATTAATGGCAGCTTGCTTAGCTGAAGGAGAGACAATTTTAGAAAATGCAGCTAAAGAACCAGAAATTATTGATTTAGCTAATTTTTTAATTGAAGCAGGAGCAAAAATTCAAGGCCATGGTACAAGTATAATTAAAATTCAAGGAGTTAATAAACTCAAAGGAATAAAATATGAAGTCATGCCAGATAGAATAGAAGCAGGTACTTATATGATAGCAGGAGCAATTACTAGAGGAGAGATAACAATTACGAACTGTCCTGTAGAAGAATTAGATGCTGTTATTACTAAACTTAAAGAAATGGGAGTAAAATGCAGTGTAGATAGTGAGAAAAAGATAGTTCAGATTTTGGAATCTACAGATATTCAAGGAATTGATGTAATAACTGCTCCTTATCCTGGATTTCCTACAGATATGCAAGCTCAAATAATGGCTTTAATGTGTGTGGCAAAGGGAAGCGGAATGATAAAAGAAACTATATTTGAAAATAGATTTATGCATGTTTTAGAATTAGTGCGTCTTGGGGCGAATATTAAACTGAGCGGAGATACAGCTTTGATTAGAGGAGTTTCTTTTTTAAGGGGTGCTCCTGTAATGGCATCAGACTTACGAGCAAGTGCCAGTTTAGTTTTAGCTGGTTTAGCTGCGAGAGGAGTTACAGAGATTCATAGAGTATATCACTTAGATAGAGGATATGAAAAAATAGAACAAAAGCTTTCTAAAGTAGGGGCCAAAATTTGGCGAATAAAATAA